The following are encoded together in the Sparus aurata chromosome 1, fSpaAur1.1, whole genome shotgun sequence genome:
- the sumo2a gene encoding small ubiquitin like modifier 2a, giving the protein MADEKPKEGVKTENNEHINLKVAGQDGSVVQFKIKRHTPLSKLMKAYCERQGLTLRQIRFRFDGQPINETDTPSQLEMEDEDTIDVFQQQTGGSSL; this is encoded by the exons GAGGGAGTGAAGACGGAGAACAATGAGCACATCAACCTGAAGGTGGCAGGACAGGATGGCTCAGTGGTGCAATTCAAGATCAAAAGGCACACTCCTCTCAGCAAACTGATGAAAGCTTATTGTGAACGGCAG GGGCTGACATTGAGACAAATACGATTTCGATTTGACGGTCAGCCCATCAATGAAACAGACACACCCTCGCAG TTAGAAATGGAGGATGAAGATACGATTGATGTGTTCCAACAGCAAACCGGAGGCTCTTCTCTCTAA